The following coding sequences are from one Pseudomonas oryzae window:
- a CDS encoding AAA family ATPase yields the protein MRIDTLQLENFRGLRQVDLVFPGQMTLLVGVNGVGKSAVLDALAILLSAFVSRLQGNANKARKFSPDDIRVGQSGLRTSLQVSIAEQTLSWSMALNQRAGRDAGYKSELEALNELTKPWAEQIAGDQAPFNLPVAVHYGVQRAVVDTPLRVRDRHVYAQLDAYDEALENTATDFHAFFKWFRQREDLENEQIRDHAGYRDPQLVPVRRAIEQFMTGFSDLRVRRNPMRLTVKKDQVEFNLQQLSDGEKCLLALVADLAQRLTLANPGLADPLEGSGVVLIDEIDLHLHPRLQREVVSKLTGIFPNCQFIVSTHSPQILSHVPDDSVWLLRRDETSAEIVCSRPPVGTFGLDSNSVLEIIMDVPEREPQVKARLRELFVLVDGSQLEEAKALIEDIEKTSGELGELVRAKALIRRKELIGR from the coding sequence ATGCGCATCGATACCCTGCAACTGGAGAACTTCCGCGGGCTGCGGCAGGTTGACCTGGTCTTCCCGGGGCAGATGACCTTGCTGGTGGGGGTGAATGGTGTCGGCAAGTCGGCGGTCCTGGATGCCCTGGCCATTTTGTTGTCGGCCTTCGTCAGTCGTCTGCAGGGCAATGCCAACAAGGCCAGGAAATTCAGCCCGGATGATATCCGGGTCGGACAGTCCGGCCTGCGCACCTCCTTGCAGGTCAGCATTGCTGAGCAGACCTTGAGCTGGAGCATGGCTCTGAACCAGCGCGCCGGCCGCGATGCTGGCTACAAGTCGGAGCTGGAAGCGCTCAATGAGCTGACCAAGCCTTGGGCAGAGCAGATTGCTGGCGACCAGGCTCCGTTCAATCTGCCGGTGGCCGTGCATTACGGCGTGCAGCGCGCGGTGGTCGATACGCCGCTGCGTGTGCGTGACAGGCATGTCTATGCGCAGCTGGATGCTTACGATGAGGCGCTGGAAAACACGGCGACGGACTTCCATGCCTTCTTCAAGTGGTTCCGTCAGCGTGAGGATCTGGAAAACGAGCAGATCCGTGATCATGCGGGCTACCGTGATCCGCAGCTAGTGCCGGTGCGGCGTGCCATCGAGCAGTTCATGACCGGTTTCAGCGATCTGCGCGTACGCCGCAATCCGATGCGTCTGACGGTGAAGAAGGATCAGGTCGAGTTCAATTTGCAGCAGCTGTCAGATGGGGAGAAGTGCCTGCTGGCGCTGGTGGCCGATCTGGCGCAGCGTCTGACCCTGGCCAACCCTGGCCTGGCCGACCCGCTGGAGGGGAGTGGTGTGGTGCTGATCGACGAGATCGATCTGCACCTGCATCCGCGCCTGCAGCGGGAGGTGGTCAGCAAGCTGACCGGCATCTTCCCCAACTGCCAGTTCATCGTTTCCACCCATAGCCCGCAGATTCTCAGCCATGTGCCGGATGACAGTGTCTGGCTGCTGCGCCGGGACGAGACTAGCGCGGAGATCGTCTGCAGCCGACCGCCGGTGGGCACCTTTGGCCTCGACTCCAACAGCGTGTTGGAGATCATCATGGATGTGCCAGAGCGCGAGCCGCAGGTGAAGGCTCGCCTGCGCGAGTTGTTCGTGCTTGTCGATGGCAGTCAGCTTGAA